One Lysinibacillus sp. OF-1 DNA segment encodes these proteins:
- the flgL gene encoding flagellar hook-associated protein FlgL: MRVTQSMLSNNMLRNLNNSYGKMSKLQDQINSGSKITRPSDDPVIAVKGMGYRRDLAKVEQYTRNTITASSWLDSTDESLNQVGEQMKRVRELVIQAATDSNTSEDRDKIKKEIDQIRQQLQDVGNTNIGGSYIFSGTRTNEPLFIGGVINPNTNQEGVKIEIYDGIQLSVNTPGKDLFNNIDDMMGKISDLLGDPTKTGEEIASMLGGVSSATTNDDITAMHNKVLEAQADIGARQNRVEMMENRLGIREVNVTKQLRDNESVDYAKAITEMVTHESIHQAALSVGSKIIQQTLVDFIR; the protein is encoded by the coding sequence ATGCGTGTAACACAATCAATGCTATCAAATAACATGCTACGAAATTTAAATAACAGCTATGGTAAAATGTCTAAGCTACAGGACCAAATAAATTCAGGTTCAAAAATTACTCGTCCATCCGATGATCCAGTTATTGCAGTAAAGGGTATGGGCTATCGTCGAGATTTAGCTAAGGTAGAGCAATACACTCGTAACACGATTACGGCAAGTAGCTGGTTGGATTCGACAGATGAATCTCTTAATCAGGTTGGTGAGCAAATGAAACGAGTTCGCGAACTTGTTATTCAAGCTGCCACTGATTCAAATACATCAGAGGATCGTGACAAAATAAAAAAAGAAATTGACCAAATTCGCCAACAATTACAGGATGTAGGAAATACGAATATTGGTGGCAGTTACATATTTAGTGGAACTAGAACTAACGAGCCTTTATTTATTGGTGGAGTCATAAATCCGAATACTAATCAAGAAGGTGTAAAAATAGAAATTTATGATGGTATCCAGCTTTCTGTAAATACCCCAGGGAAAGATTTATTTAATAATATAGATGATATGATGGGGAAAATTTCGGATTTATTAGGCGACCCAACAAAAACAGGTGAAGAAATTGCTAGCATGCTTGGCGGGGTATCCTCAGCCACTACAAATGATGATATTACAGCCATGCATAATAAAGTTTTAGAAGCACAGGCAGATATCGGTGCACGGCAAAACCGTGTAGAAATGATGGAAAATCGACTAGGTATACGTGAGGTTAACGTCACAAAACAACTCAGGGATAATGAGTCTGTCGACTATGCAAAGGCCATTACTGAAATGGTTACACATGAATCTATTCATCAGGCTGCACTTTCAGTAGGTTCTAAAATCATTCAACAAACATTAGTGGATTTTATCCGTTAA
- a CDS encoding SDR family NAD(P)-dependent oxidoreductase, with the protein MLLSGKVAVITGCNRGIGKAITTVFAKQGANIIACARKSTVEFESYLTNLQNETGVLITPVYFDISKEDEVKLAIKEIRNLFSTIDILVNNAGIAGDTIYQMTTMETLEEKMKVNFYGPFLLTQYITKLMRKSTAASIVNITSIAADDSYKGMISYTASKAAFNAFTKTIANELGNVNIRVNAIAPGFTETDMVSNAITNKEFLTQLQSHLALKRLARPEEIANSVLFLASDLSSYITGQILRVDGGLFND; encoded by the coding sequence ATGCTTTTAAGCGGAAAAGTAGCGGTTATAACAGGATGTAATCGGGGAATTGGAAAAGCCATTACAACTGTATTTGCTAAACAGGGCGCTAATATAATTGCATGTGCTCGAAAAAGTACTGTGGAATTTGAAAGCTACTTAACTAATCTTCAAAACGAGACAGGTGTTCTAATAACACCTGTCTATTTTGATATTAGTAAGGAAGATGAAGTTAAATTAGCCATAAAAGAAATAAGAAATCTGTTCTCTACGATTGATATATTAGTTAATAATGCTGGGATAGCTGGGGATACAATTTATCAAATGACTACAATGGAAACACTTGAAGAAAAAATGAAAGTGAACTTTTATGGCCCTTTTTTATTGACTCAATATATTACGAAATTAATGAGAAAAAGTACAGCGGCATCTATTGTAAATATTACATCTATTGCAGCCGATGATAGTTACAAAGGGATGATTTCCTATACGGCAAGTAAGGCTGCATTTAACGCCTTTACTAAAACAATAGCGAATGAACTAGGTAATGTTAATATAAGGGTAAATGCTATTGCTCCAGGTTTTACAGAAACCGATATGGTATCAAATGCAATCACAAATAAAGAATTTTTGACACAACTACAAAGTCATTTAGCTTTAAAACGTTTAGCTAGACCTGAGGAAATTGCAAATAGTGTGTTATTTTTGGCATCTGATTTGTCATCCTATATTACTGGACAAATATTACGGGTAGATGGGGGACTTTTTAATGATTAA
- the csrA gene encoding carbon storage regulator CsrA, whose translation MLVLSRKKDESIMIGDQVEIKILAVEGDQIKLGIVAPKTVKVHRSEVFEAIQAENKEALSVTSNFLEQLKKK comes from the coding sequence ATGCTAGTTCTTTCACGAAAAAAAGATGAGTCAATTATGATAGGTGATCAAGTTGAAATAAAAATATTAGCAGTTGAGGGTGACCAAATCAAACTGGGGATTGTTGCACCGAAAACGGTGAAAGTACATCGATCAGAAGTTTTTGAAGCAATCCAAGCGGAAAATAAAGAAGCCCTTTCTGTAACATCAAACTTTTTAGAGCAATTGAAGAAAAAATAA
- the flgK gene encoding flagellar hook-associated protein FlgK produces MRSTFMGLEASKRGLFVQQTALYTTGHNISNANTLGYSRQRVNMQATPGFPTAGLNQPTYPGHLGTGVEASSIQRIRSEFIDRQYRQETNKLGYWESRTNAISQMEDVMNEPSEFGLDKAFEQFWKGLEDVGTKPADGASRKVAISRAEHLADSLNYLDKQLKMIQGNLGNELNVSTTQINTILKQIAAVNKQIQEVEPSGHVPNDLYDVRDTLVDKLNEYIPVSIERIPSGGLASEVAEGSLKITFKGNDGVIRDLVNGKDFAQFTAMGTNGTKVTGDEITNSFSELQLTGLESLDAHEAGAVTSTQTAIKQQDFEASKGKLLSLINSYGYQSAGGDIKGYYTETLQKLDQLANAFIKEFNAQHAKGYTLEEKDANGNIINPSKPGGVFFEGTGAGGIKVNEDILKNPNLLAASSDPTEEGNGKNAYELANMQHKLYADIDNASLQSFYQAIVGKVGVDGEEALRIAATSESQLLMVSNSRDAVSAVSLDEEMTNMITFQQAYNANARMITVVDETLDKIINGMGRVGL; encoded by the coding sequence ATGCGCTCAACATTTATGGGCCTAGAAGCAAGTAAACGCGGCCTCTTCGTACAACAAACAGCTTTATACACAACAGGACATAATATTTCCAATGCCAACACATTAGGTTACTCACGCCAACGAGTAAACATGCAGGCGACACCAGGTTTTCCAACAGCCGGCTTAAACCAACCAACTTATCCAGGACATCTTGGTACTGGGGTTGAAGCAAGTTCAATCCAACGTATTCGTAGTGAATTTATTGATCGCCAATATCGTCAAGAGACGAATAAGTTAGGTTATTGGGAATCTAGAACAAATGCCATTTCTCAAATGGAAGATGTTATGAATGAACCTTCGGAATTCGGTTTAGATAAAGCTTTCGAACAGTTTTGGAAGGGACTTGAAGATGTGGGGACGAAGCCTGCAGATGGTGCTTCACGTAAAGTAGCCATTAGTCGTGCGGAGCACTTAGCTGATTCTTTAAATTACCTTGATAAACAGTTAAAAATGATTCAGGGTAATCTTGGAAATGAACTTAATGTTTCGACAACTCAAATTAATACTATCCTTAAACAAATTGCTGCCGTTAATAAGCAAATTCAAGAGGTTGAACCTAGTGGGCATGTACCAAATGATTTATATGATGTGCGTGATACTCTAGTTGATAAACTAAATGAGTATATTCCAGTATCGATTGAACGTATTCCTTCTGGTGGTTTAGCATCAGAGGTTGCAGAAGGAAGCTTAAAAATTACTTTTAAAGGTAATGACGGTGTTATCAGAGATTTAGTAAACGGTAAAGATTTCGCTCAATTTACTGCAATGGGTACAAACGGCACGAAGGTGACTGGCGATGAAATTACAAATTCTTTCTCTGAACTACAATTAACAGGATTGGAATCTTTAGATGCGCATGAAGCGGGTGCTGTCACTAGTACACAAACGGCAATTAAACAGCAAGACTTTGAGGCATCAAAAGGAAAATTACTTTCACTAATTAATTCGTATGGTTACCAAAGTGCGGGTGGCGATATTAAAGGATACTACACAGAAACTTTACAAAAATTAGATCAATTAGCCAATGCATTTATTAAAGAATTCAATGCGCAACATGCAAAAGGTTATACCCTTGAAGAAAAAGATGCGAATGGAAACATCATAAATCCTTCGAAACCAGGTGGCGTTTTCTTTGAAGGAACTGGTGCTGGTGGAATCAAGGTTAATGAAGATATCTTAAAAAATCCTAACCTTTTAGCAGCATCTTCTGACCCAACAGAAGAAGGAAATGGTAAGAATGCTTACGAACTTGCCAATATGCAACATAAATTATATGCAGATATAGATAATGCAAGCTTACAATCATTCTATCAAGCGATTGTCGGAAAAGTTGGTGTAGATGGTGAAGAGGCATTACGTATAGCTGCGACTTCTGAATCCCAACTTCTGATGGTATCTAATAGTCGCGATGCTGTAAGTGCGGTTTCTTTAGATGAAGAAATGACAAATATGATTACTTTCCAACAGGCGTATAATGCAAATGCACGTATGATTACGGTTGTCGATGAAACATTGGATAAAATTATTAACGGTATGGGCCGAGTTGGTTTATAA
- a CDS encoding FkbM family methyltransferase, with amino-acid sequence MNTEPRYTVVYGIGYAAKVLINYLDWFENIQVDYVFVSPGHKKEQKYCYHSKSGKMRSVPIVELNEISLLKDNVDIYLTVVSHNEEVFSSLMKTGYKNIVNIQSIENYEDPFFEEYFKKFNIDLSKEIIDFNGIQIYNPILFNSDLKGAFFETVGDELSPSILNDFSLVVDGVYEFEDVHLEEGDYIIDAGANIGLYSCYAASMGCTVYACEPGKKSLEILEKQKKIYDNIQIIPYGLSDHQGYMDLFESDTGVLDSFYMNRGNDQIRSVPIDTIDNLVEKKVIKKVDYIKADIEGAERYMLIGAQKTLKEMEPKLSICTYHFPEDAQILEKIIKDANPKYVVKHNWRKLYAYVPK; translated from the coding sequence ATGAATACTGAACCTCGGTATACAGTTGTTTATGGTATAGGTTACGCAGCAAAAGTTTTAATAAACTATTTGGATTGGTTTGAGAATATCCAAGTGGATTATGTCTTTGTAAGTCCAGGGCATAAGAAAGAACAGAAATATTGTTATCATAGTAAAAGTGGAAAAATGAGAAGTGTACCTATAGTTGAACTTAATGAAATAAGTTTACTAAAAGATAATGTTGATATTTATTTAACTGTAGTTTCCCATAATGAAGAAGTATTTAGTTCTCTTATGAAAACGGGTTATAAAAATATTGTAAATATACAGTCTATAGAGAACTATGAAGATCCATTTTTTGAAGAATATTTTAAAAAATTCAACATCGACCTTTCGAAAGAAATAATTGATTTTAATGGTATTCAAATATATAACCCTATACTATTTAATAGTGATTTAAAAGGTGCTTTTTTTGAAACAGTAGGGGATGAATTATCACCTAGCATTTTAAACGATTTTTCATTAGTAGTAGATGGTGTTTATGAGTTTGAAGATGTTCACCTCGAAGAAGGAGATTATATAATCGATGCCGGTGCAAATATAGGGTTATACTCTTGTTACGCAGCTAGTATGGGGTGCACAGTATATGCTTGTGAGCCAGGGAAAAAATCACTCGAGATATTAGAAAAGCAAAAAAAGATATATGACAATATTCAAATAATACCGTATGGTTTATCAGACCATCAAGGGTACATGGATTTATTTGAATCAGACACAGGAGTACTAGACTCTTTTTATATGAATCGTGGAAATGATCAAATAAGATCAGTTCCTATTGATACAATAGATAATTTGGTTGAAAAAAAGGTGATTAAGAAAGTAGATTATATTAAGGCTGATATCGAAGGTGCAGAACGATATATGCTTATAGGGGCTCAAAAAACTTTAAAAGAAATGGAGCCAAAATTATCAATATGTACGTATCATTTCCCAGAAGATGCGCAAATTCTCGAAAAAATAATAAAAGATGCTAACCCAAAATATGTAGTTAAGCATAATTGGAGAAAACTATATGCGTATGTTCCAAAATGA
- a CDS encoding acyl carrier protein: MNNLNKYNNVFKECFNINEDQLNETLVYNSIEEWDSVGHMAMIAELEDVFDIMLETDDVIEFSSYTIGIEILKKYDVEV, encoded by the coding sequence ATGAATAATTTAAACAAGTATAACAATGTTTTTAAAGAGTGTTTTAATATTAACGAGGACCAATTAAATGAAACGTTAGTATATAACTCAATAGAAGAGTGGGATTCTGTAGGGCATATGGCAATGATTGCTGAATTAGAAGATGTGTTTGATATTATGCTTGAAACAGATGATGTGATTGAGTTTAGCTCATATACGATTGGTATAGAAATTTTAAAAAAATATGATGTTGAAGTATAA
- the pseB gene encoding UDP-N-acetylglucosamine 4,6-dehydratase (inverting), translating into MSVLKDKVVLVTGGTGSFGKKFIRKALTLGVKKIIVFSRDELKQYEMKQEFQDERIRFFIGDVRDKDRLYRAFDGVDIVIHAAAMKHVDACEYNPFEAVKTNIHGAQNIIEAAIDRGVEKVIALSTDKACSPVNLYGATKLASDKLFVAANAYVGEKKTRFAVVRYGNVVGSRGSVVPFFKKIKDTGKLPITDERMTRFWITLDQGVQFVLDNLERMYGGEIFVPKIPSMKVTDLAKAIAPECEMEVIGIRPGEKLHEAMIMEDDARHTLEFDTYYVIQPEFSWWYADKFEGGIPLPDGFAYTSDNNKEWLNVKDLVRMIGEKDI; encoded by the coding sequence ATGAGTGTTTTAAAAGATAAAGTGGTATTAGTAACAGGCGGTACAGGCTCTTTTGGTAAAAAATTCATCAGGAAAGCACTTACATTAGGTGTAAAAAAAATTATCGTTTTTAGTCGCGATGAGTTAAAGCAATATGAAATGAAGCAAGAGTTCCAAGATGAACGAATCCGATTCTTTATTGGTGATGTGCGGGATAAAGACCGATTATATCGTGCCTTTGATGGTGTGGATATTGTCATTCATGCAGCTGCTATGAAGCATGTTGATGCATGTGAATATAATCCTTTTGAGGCGGTAAAGACAAATATTCATGGAGCTCAAAATATTATTGAGGCAGCTATCGACCGTGGTGTAGAAAAGGTAATTGCGCTTTCAACGGATAAGGCATGTAGCCCTGTGAATTTATATGGTGCGACAAAATTAGCATCTGATAAATTATTCGTTGCTGCCAATGCTTATGTAGGAGAAAAGAAAACAAGATTTGCAGTTGTACGCTATGGCAATGTAGTAGGAAGTCGCGGTAGCGTAGTACCATTCTTTAAAAAGATTAAAGATACAGGTAAATTACCTATTACAGATGAGCGTATGACCCGTTTCTGGATTACCCTCGATCAAGGGGTACAATTCGTATTAGATAATTTGGAACGAATGTACGGTGGGGAAATCTTTGTGCCGAAAATTCCAAGTATGAAAGTTACAGATTTAGCAAAAGCTATTGCTCCTGAATGCGAAATGGAAGTTATTGGAATTCGCCCTGGTGAAAAACTTCATGAAGCAATGATTATGGAAGATGATGCTCGGCATACATTAGAGTTTGATACATATTATGTCATTCAACCTGAATTTTCTTGGTGGTATGCTGATAAGTTTGAAGGCGGTATTCCTCTACCAGACGGCTTTGCTTATACAAGTGATAATAATAAAGAATGGTTAAATGTTAAAGATCTAGTGAGAATGATAGGAGAAAAAGACATATAA
- the pseH gene encoding UDP-4-amino-4,6-dideoxy-N-acetyl-beta-L-altrosamine N-acetyltransferase, translated as MSMEFKLLDEDSLDLVMKWRTSEHVTKFMYTDIEPDLNKQRKWFEKINKDYTQLNWVIVYKDSPIGLISLNNIDYIHEKASSGFYIGELEYSIVSSRILPYFLNFYFFEMKFNKLVIEVLSINESMLKMDYHYGFRKVGTLTQHIKKDGVYYDVEVLEILKDTWINNYQKYHKLRAPFELRGKNSNE; from the coding sequence ATGAGTATGGAATTTAAATTATTAGATGAAGATAGTTTAGATTTAGTAATGAAATGGCGCACTAGTGAACACGTAACTAAATTTATGTATACGGATATCGAGCCTGATTTAAACAAGCAAAGAAAATGGTTTGAAAAGATAAACAAAGATTATACTCAATTAAATTGGGTTATCGTTTATAAAGATAGCCCTATAGGTTTAATTTCATTAAATAATATTGATTACATACATGAGAAAGCCAGTTCAGGCTTTTATATTGGTGAATTAGAATATTCTATTGTTTCAAGCCGTATCCTGCCTTATTTTCTAAATTTTTATTTCTTCGAAATGAAGTTTAACAAATTAGTAATTGAAGTTCTCTCTATAAATGAATCTATGTTGAAAATGGACTATCATTATGGATTTAGAAAAGTAGGTACGTTAACTCAGCATATAAAAAAAGATGGCGTATATTATGATGTAGAAGTTCTGGAAATCTTAAAAGATACGTGGATTAACAACTATCAAAAATATCATAAATTAAGGGCTCCATTCGAATTGAGAGGAAAAAATAGCAATGAATAA
- a CDS encoding motility associated factor glycosyltransferase family protein encodes MEDLDIIYLQTKNDKPNAKVNGYFLHSNYNPEAEADKYIDKNYKEGYLNILFGYGLGYIANAIAKKYGNTDILVYDPLFSSLNIEGKDKIEGVFSDLQDFYMRSEDYIADFDRKVNILLSPNYDKIFDKEYKEFLDFIRHIQIEDIVNENTIRFFGDLWQENYIMNLYYVHKDQSLKELYNKYDCPVILASGGPSLTKQLPLLKKLKDKCLIISAGSTINSLLAAEITPDYVVTMDGGESNYLHFKNIKNNAFDLIYGLGNAWKIERDFKGNRYSFCFYGEDSIQKRIKEGLGKDLPMLSTGGTVAITALEIASKISTGPIAIIGQDLAYTNNKSHAENNNHYSELTDEFFKKDMTFEVEGYYGEPVKTNHQFNSMRKSIEKLYIMLHKQHKIYNCTEGGVKINGIPQLDFATFCENYMYQTNNISKLELKNEIDNSVVNYKQFMSQEIEVYLKIKKLLVEAIQLLKEERNNTVFSASTLKKLDKIDSKLKEYYPQVIMERIIDPITMDVMRMTIDNKHLETVEKFKQIHKQNMYLYENILEATEKSLKYTRIALEEFGGC; translated from the coding sequence ATGGAAGATTTAGATATAATTTATTTACAAACAAAAAATGATAAGCCAAATGCAAAAGTAAATGGGTATTTTTTACATAGTAATTACAATCCTGAAGCAGAAGCTGATAAATACATAGATAAGAACTATAAAGAAGGATATTTAAATATACTGTTTGGCTATGGACTAGGGTACATAGCTAATGCTATTGCAAAAAAATATGGAAACACTGATATTTTAGTGTATGACCCTTTATTTAGTAGTTTAAATATTGAGGGTAAAGATAAAATTGAAGGCGTTTTTTCTGATTTACAGGACTTTTATATGCGTTCAGAAGATTATATAGCTGATTTTGATCGTAAAGTCAATATACTGCTCTCACCTAATTATGACAAAATTTTTGACAAGGAATATAAAGAATTTCTAGACTTTATTCGTCATATACAAATTGAAGATATTGTGAATGAAAATACAATAAGATTTTTTGGCGATTTATGGCAGGAAAATTACATTATGAATTTATATTATGTTCATAAAGATCAGAGTTTAAAGGAACTTTACAATAAATATGATTGCCCAGTAATTTTAGCTTCGGGAGGTCCTTCATTAACAAAACAGTTACCACTGTTAAAAAAATTGAAAGATAAATGTTTGATAATTAGTGCAGGATCTACCATCAACTCTCTACTGGCAGCAGAAATTACACCTGACTATGTAGTAACAATGGATGGAGGAGAAAGTAATTATTTACACTTTAAAAACATTAAAAATAATGCTTTCGATTTGATTTATGGTTTAGGGAATGCATGGAAAATAGAACGAGATTTTAAAGGAAACCGCTATAGTTTTTGTTTTTATGGAGAAGATAGTATACAAAAACGTATTAAAGAAGGGCTAGGTAAGGATTTACCAATGCTATCAACTGGTGGTACAGTTGCTATAACTGCATTAGAAATAGCAAGTAAAATTAGTACAGGACCAATCGCAATTATTGGACAAGATTTAGCTTATACGAACAATAAATCCCATGCAGAAAATAATAATCATTATAGTGAGTTAACTGATGAATTTTTCAAGAAAGACATGACTTTTGAAGTAGAAGGATACTACGGGGAACCTGTAAAAACGAATCACCAATTTAACAGTATGAGGAAGAGTATAGAAAAATTATATATAATGTTGCACAAACAACATAAAATTTATAATTGTACCGAAGGTGGCGTAAAAATTAACGGTATCCCACAATTAGATTTTGCAACATTTTGTGAAAACTATATGTATCAGACAAATAATATTTCAAAATTGGAACTTAAAAATGAAATAGATAATAGCGTTGTCAATTATAAGCAATTTATGAGTCAAGAAATAGAAGTCTATTTAAAAATAAAAAAATTACTAGTAGAAGCGATTCAACTGTTAAAAGAAGAAAGAAATAATACGGTATTTTCAGCTAGTACATTAAAAAAACTAGATAAAATCGATTCTAAATTGAAAGAATATTACCCACAAGTAATTATGGAAAGAATCATTGACCCGATTACTATGGATGTGATGAGAATGACTATAGATAATAAACATTTAGAGACAGTAGAAAAATTTAAACAAATTCATAAACAAAATATGTATCTTTATGAAAATATTTTAGAGGCAACAGAAAAATCTTTAAAATATACAAGAATAGCATTAGAAGAATTCGGGGGTTGTTAA
- the fliW gene encoding flagellar assembly protein FliW has product MKIATKFLGEVEIGEQDILTFEHGLLGLEEEKKFVLLPIDADLPLALLQSVQNKEIGFVVAYPFAFKQDYSFDISEEDREQLQIEKQEDVLPYAIVTLKEAFQDSTINLLAPVILNIEKKRGKQIVLQDNKAFPLRYPMLPLEGSAK; this is encoded by the coding sequence ATGAAAATTGCTACTAAATTTTTAGGAGAAGTAGAAATTGGTGAACAAGATATCCTTACATTTGAGCATGGTTTACTAGGATTAGAGGAGGAGAAAAAATTTGTTTTGTTACCGATTGATGCAGACCTTCCACTTGCATTATTACAATCTGTTCAGAATAAAGAAATTGGTTTTGTCGTAGCCTACCCTTTTGCATTCAAACAAGATTATAGCTTTGATATTAGCGAAGAAGATCGTGAGCAATTACAAATTGAAAAGCAAGAAGATGTTCTTCCATATGCTATTGTAACATTAAAAGAAGCATTTCAAGACTCTACGATTAACTTGCTGGCACCTGTTATTTTAAATATAGAAAAAAAACGCGGTAAGCAAATCGTTCTTCAAGACAATAAAGCCTTTCCATTACGTTATCCAATGCTACCATTGGAAGGAAGTGCGAAATAA
- a CDS encoding flagellin N-terminal helical domain-containing protein, with product MRIQHNISALNTHRNLTFNNTQASKNLEKLSSGYKVNRAGDDAAGLAISEKMRGQIRGLDMATKNAQDSISLIQTAEGALNETHAILQRMRELAVQSANDTNVTADRGALDKEVKALKSEIDRIAKNTEFNTQKLLDGTFSGKKFHIGANDGQSITLKIGTMGTAGLKITGKIDSQTAADKAIKNFNEALELVSSQRSDLGAVQNRLEHTINNLGATSENLTAAESRIRDTDMAKEMMGFTKNNILMQAAQSMLAQANQQPQGVLQLLQ from the coding sequence ATGAGAATTCAACACAACATTTCAGCTTTAAACACACACCGTAACCTTACTTTCAACAACACTCAAGCTTCTAAAAACCTTGAGAAACTATCTTCAGGTTACAAAGTAAACCGTGCGGGCGATGACGCTGCTGGTTTAGCAATCTCTGAAAAAATGCGCGGACAAATCCGTGGTCTTGATATGGCTACTAAAAACGCTCAAGACTCAATCTCTTTAATCCAAACTGCTGAGGGTGCTCTTAACGAAACTCACGCAATCCTACAACGTATGCGTGAATTAGCAGTACAATCTGCAAACGATACAAACGTAACTGCAGACCGTGGAGCACTTGACAAAGAAGTTAAAGCATTAAAATCAGAAATCGACCGTATCGCTAAAAACACAGAGTTCAATACTCAAAAATTATTAGATGGTACATTCTCTGGTAAAAAATTCCATATCGGTGCTAATGATGGCCAATCTATTACATTAAAAATCGGAACAATGGGTACAGCTGGTTTAAAAATTACTGGTAAAATTGATTCTCAAACAGCTGCTGACAAAGCAATTAAAAACTTCAACGAAGCTTTAGAATTAGTTTCTTCTCAACGTTCTGATTTAGGTGCTGTTCAAAACCGTTTAGAGCACACAATCAACAACTTAGGTGCTACATCTGAAAACTTAACAGCTGCTGAATCACGTATCCGTGATACAGACATGGCTAAAGAAATGATGGGCTTCACTAAGAACAACATCTTAATGCAAGCTGCTCAATCTATGTTAGCTCAAGCTAACCAACAACCACAAGGTGTGCTTCAATTATTACAATAA
- a CDS encoding DUF6470 family protein — protein MRLPQIQIRTINAKIDLHIGKPQQHIEQPKATQRIEQPAAILDINTTRSVLKIDSSQARRDIGMIGPLESSANYAEKGKREAIKGMARRAQEGRQMMENAGKDQGRAIVQNIAKQNHGPHRVQFNVKFVPSVGSVKINYTPGTTDVNIQRREPVIDAKVNKPIHEYTPGKVTGTMIQRPDVDIDVII, from the coding sequence GTGAGGCTACCACAAATACAAATTCGCACAATCAATGCCAAAATTGATCTTCATATTGGTAAACCTCAGCAGCATATTGAACAGCCAAAGGCGACACAGCGTATTGAACAACCAGCCGCTATTTTAGATATAAATACAACGAGAAGTGTTTTGAAAATTGACTCCTCACAGGCAAGAAGAGACATAGGAATGATTGGTCCTTTAGAATCAAGTGCAAATTACGCAGAAAAAGGAAAACGAGAGGCAATAAAAGGAATGGCACGCAGAGCACAAGAGGGACGTCAAATGATGGAGAACGCTGGAAAAGATCAAGGACGGGCAATAGTTCAAAATATAGCTAAACAAAACCACGGTCCACACCGTGTACAATTTAATGTCAAATTTGTACCATCCGTAGGATCAGTCAAAATTAATTACACACCAGGTACAACGGATGTCAATATTCAACGAAGAGAACCAGTAATTGACGCTAAAGTGAACAAACCTATACACGAATACACACCAGGAAAAGTAACTGGTACAATGATACAAAGACCAGATGTTGACATCGATGTCATCATTTAA